A genome region from Scyliorhinus torazame isolate Kashiwa2021f chromosome 11, sScyTor2.1, whole genome shotgun sequence includes the following:
- the LOC140385679 gene encoding growth/differentiation factor 6-A-like: MDPLRAAALFLCSVTCCWWDLQRVEPAAVSLSRAGGASSSGTALGGAALRAAGNVRELLLLRERAERAARGRRTRTATPHHYMMAMYRTYSAAQKLGINASLLRATKSANTITSFVDRAEDHLLHSHLRRQKYLFDVATLSDKEELVGAELRLLRKTPEEFGKTLPGLYDIKLYSCLTEGQSPELLRSTTLHIAQPDTQGWQVFDLWGMLKLLHSAQLCFELRVTCRRSGVDIDLRQAGFGREGRAAEERALLVVYTRTEKRESLFSEMKGEAERSQEGGRRHFKGRRKRRTAFSNRHGKRHGKKSKSRCSKKPLHVNFKELGWDDWIIAPLDYEAYHCEGVCDFPLRSHLEPTNHAIIQTLMNSMDPHSTPPSCCVPTKLSPISILYIDAGNNVVYKQYEDMVVESCGCR, translated from the exons ATGGATCCGCTCCGAGCCGCTGCCTTGTTCCTGTGCTCGGTCACCTGCTGCTGGTGGGATTTGCAGCGCGTGGAGCCGGCAGCCGTGTCGCTGTCCCGGGCTGGCGGCGCCTCCTCCTCCGGGACAGCTCTGGGCGGCGCGGCGCTGCGGGCGGCTGGCAATGTGAGGGAGCTGCTGCTGCTCAGGGAGAGAGCTGAGCGGGCTGCCAGGGGGCGGCGGACCCGCACTGCCACCCCTCACCACTACATGATGGCAATGTACAGGACATACTCTGCAGCCCAGAAACTTGGAATAAATGCCAGTCTCCTCCGCGCCACAAAGTCTGCCAACACCATCACAAGTTTCGTGGACAGAGCGGAAG ATCATCTTTTGCATTCGCATTTAAGAAGACAAAAATACTTGTTTGATGTCGCGACCTTGTCGGACAAAGAGGAATTAGTCGGGGCTGAGCTGAGGTTACTGAGAAAGACGCCGGAGGAGTTTGGCAAGACACTGCCAGGTCTGTACGACATCAAACTGTACTCCTGTTTGACCGAGGGGCAGTCACCCGAATTACTGCGGTCCACAACGCTGCATATTGCCCAGCCGGACACCCAGGGCTGGCAGGTTTTTGACCTGTGGGGGATGCTGAAGCTGCTGCACTCGGCCCAGCTCTGTTTCGAATTGAGGGTGACGTGCAGGAGAAGCGGGGTGGACATCGACCTGAGGCAGGCGGGCTTTGGCCGGGAGGGGCGAGCAGCTGAGGAGAGAGCGCTGCTGGTGGTGTACACTCGGACTGAGAAAAGGGAAAGCCTCTTCAGCGAGATGAAGGGGGAGGCCGAGCGCTCCCAGGAGGGGGGCAGGCGCCACTTCAAAGGGCGCAGGAAAAGGAGAACCGCCTTCTCCAACCGCCACGGCAAGCGGCACGGCAAGAAGTCCAAGTCCCGCTGCAGCAAGAAGCCCCTGCACGTGAACTTCAAAGAGCTGGGCTGGGATGACTGGATAATCGCGCCCCTCGATTATGAAGCCTATCACTGCGAAGGGGTGTGTGACTTCCCGCTCAGATCGCACCTGGAGCCCACCAACCACGCCATCATCCAGACCCTCATGAACTCCATGGACCCCCACTCTACCCCTCCCAGCTGCTGTGTCCCCACCAAGCTTAGTCCCATCAGCATTCTGTACATCGACGCAGGCAACAACGTTGTCTACAAACAGTACGAGGACATGGTGGTGGAGTCCTGCGGCTGCAGGTAG